Proteins encoded together in one Anopheles darlingi chromosome 3, idAnoDarlMG_H_01, whole genome shotgun sequence window:
- the LOC125955795 gene encoding muskelin isoform X2: protein MAGTISDIKKLEYDIHKYSSYSSSYLPENIREDNPANQTSRWSSNTNTPPQFLILKLERPAIVTRIKFGKYEKTHVCNLRKLKILGGLEEDRMMLLFEGGLRNDSVPETFNLKHRTNSGELLPIKYIQIVPLLSWGPSFNFCIWYVELLGIEDSIFILSNLRKYNMLREIEIVRLFLKHCRQQGYVRAFNALQEETGVRLEDDKMTELHEILVNRGDFKKTEEMLIDFIATGLMDDYLARQEYKPQWSLQLTPENEPRPGRRGGHQLIIDPQTSTIYLYGGWDGNEDLSDLWSYDVRTNRWTLIHERSEQLDGPTPRACHKMVYDTSSSQIFMLGRYLDSMSRTEENINSDFYLYNTVTRTWFQICNDTSQVGGPQLVFDHQMCIDVDKQTIYVFGGRILEPNYRVSLSLRNEEETTGQYRYSGLFSYHISTNTWTHILVDCGHPSASSPHVESIRSRVTHSMLFHHKHRKLYIFGGQRGKEYMTDFLIYDVDTNELSNMTPEKNNADAKNVPQSGFTQRATIDCEKDEIYVLTSLSKEKERRDLNLNSFWLFSLGKKEWSCVYKSEHSNGENCYQKNQSTCHEPCPRYAHQIVYDSTNQVHFLFGGNPGTNSNVRLDDFWVLRLEKPNRDNILRYCKYLLRKQEYEEITKSDPLAAILYLQTKLYDIIDHSDPVQLKEFHKLASLLFKSDSCTAAGSDGMEPTSLLSHSLSGGGGGGVVCSNASVGSANAGGVGGGGGGSKHKQPPSSNDDEDDRKGEANQAKVMRVESPKASTTEEADTSSISSMSSSDCSSSQTNASQSQTKAEQDVTAAPSSMVLVKSTTDSNDVVAPRMGSAAPDTIGLIATPSTSRGTGASRNRAADQQFELKIRRCLLFNKLVDLLPEPLCQPKKNISDFVLL from the exons ATGGCCGGAACGATTTCGGACATCAAAAAGCTGGAGTACGATATCCACAAATACTCGAGCTATTCGTCGTCTTATCTACCGGA AAACATTCGCGAGGATAATCCAGCAAATCAAACGTCACGCTGGTcctccaacaccaacacaccgccCCAGTTTCTGATCCTGAAGCTCGAACGGCCCGCTATCGTGACGCGCATCAAGTTTGGCAAATATGAAAAGACGCACGTGTGCAACTTGCGCAAGCTGAAGATCCTGGGTGGGCTCGAGGAGGAtcggatgatgctgctgtttgagGGCGGTCTCCGCAATGATTCGGTTCCCGAGACGTTTAATCTAAAACATCGCACTAACTCGGGCGAACTGCTGCCGATCAAGTACATACAGATCGTACCGCTGCTGTCGTGGGGTCCGAGCTTCAACTTTTGCATCTGGTACGTGGAGCTGCTCGGGATCGAGGATTCCATCTTTATTCTTTCGAACCTGCGCAAGTACAACATGCTGCGTGAGATCGAGATCGTACGACTGTTCCTCAAGCACTGCCGCCAGCAGGGCTACGTCCGTGCGTTCAATGCGCTGCAGGAGGAGACGGGCGTGCGGCTAGAGGACGACAAGATGACCGAACTACACGAGATACTTGTAAATAGAGGGGACTTTAAGAAGACTGAGGAGATGCTGATCGACTTCATTGCCA CCGGTCTAATGGATGATTATCTGGCGCGGCAGGAGTACAAACCACAGTGGAGTCTACAACTGACACCTGAGAACGAACCGAGACCGGGACGGCGCGGTGGTCACCAGCTAATCATTGATCCACAGACGAGCACGATCTACCTGTATGGGGGTTGGGATGGTAACGAGGATCTGAGCGATTTGTGGTCGTACGATGTGCGCACGAACCGCTGGACGCTGATCCACGAACGATCGGAGCAGCTCGATGGGCCGACACCGCGTGCATGCCACAAGATGGTGTACGATACGAGTAGCTCACAGATTTTTATGCTCGGCCGCTATCTCGACAGTATGTCGCGTACGGAGGAAAACATCAACAGCGACTTCTATCTTTACAATACCGTCACCCGGACCTGGTTCCAGATTTGTAACGATACGAGCCAGGTCGGTGGACCGCAGCTCGTCTTTGACCATCAGATGTGCATCGATGTGGACAAGCAAACGATCTACGTGTTTGGTGGTCGCATCCTGGAACCTAA TTACAGAGTGTCTTTATCGCTTAGAAACGAGGAGGAAACGACGGGCCAATACCGATACTCGGGACTGTTTTCGTACCATATCAGCACCAACACCTGGACGCACATTCTCGTGGATTGTGGACACCCGAGCGCTTCTAGTCCGCACGTCGAGAGTATTCGATCGCGTGTCACACATTCAATGCTTTTCCATCAT AAACATCGCAAGTTGTACATTTTTGGAGGACAGCGTGGCAAAGAGTACATGACGGATTTTCTCATCTACGACGTGGACACGAACGAACTGTCGAACATGACACCGGAGAAGAACAATGCGGATGCGAAGAATGTACCCCAGTCCGGGTTCACGCAGCGTGCCACGATCGACTGCGAAAAGGATGAAATATACGTGCTGACG AGCTTGAGCAAAGAGAAGGAACGACGGGACTTGAATCTCAACTCGTTCTGGTTGTTTTCACTGGGGAAGAAAGAGTGGTCCTGTGTGTACAAAAGTGAGCACTCGAATGGTGAGAACTGCTACCAGAAGAACCAGAGCACCTGCCACGAGCCGTGCCCGAGGTATGCGCACCAGATCGTGTACGATAGTACCAACCAGGTGCACTTCCTGTTCGGTGGCAACCCGGGCACGAACTCGAATGTGCGGCTGGACGATTTCTGGGTGCTACGGTTGGAGAAGCCGAACCGCGACAACATCTTGCGCTACTGCAAGTACCTGCTGCGCAAGCAAGAGTACGAGGAGATCACGAAGAGTGATCCGCTTGCGGCCATACTGTACCTGCAGACGAAACTGTATGACATCATCGATCACAGCGATCCGGTGCAGTTGAAGGAGTTCCACAAGCTGGCCTCGCTGCTGTTCAAATCGGACAGTTGTACGGCGGCTGGCAGCGACGGAATGGAACCTACCAGCTTACTCTCTCATTCGTTaagtgggggtggtggtgggggtgtggTGTGTAGTAATGCTAGTGTCGGTAGCGCTAATGCTGGAGgcgtaggaggaggaggaggaggcagcaAGCACAAGCAACCACCGTCCTCgaatgacgatgaagatgaccGGAAAGGTGAAGCAAACCAGGCGAAGGTAATGCGTGTTGAATCGCCGAAAGCATCCACCACCGAGGAAGCTGACACGTCCAGCATCAGTTCGATGAGCAGTAGTGACTGTTCGAGCTCGCAAACCAATGCTTCGCAAAGTCAAACGAAGGCAGAACAAGACGTTACGGCGGCGCCGTCTTCGATGGTGTTAGTGAAGTCAACAACTGATTCAAACGACGTAGTGGCGCCCCGAATGGGTTCTGCAGCACCAGACACCATCGGTCTTATTGCAACCCCATCGACTTCACGTGGAACGGGTGCCTCGCGTAACCGTGCGGCCGATCAGCAGTTCGAATTGAAGATCAGGCGCTGCCTGCTGTTCAACAAGTTGGTTGATCTGCTGCCGGAACCACTATGCCAACCGAAGAAGAATATCAGTGATTTTGTGCTTCTATAG